Proteins from a single region of Belliella baltica DSM 15883:
- a CDS encoding flavodoxin reductase — MSYTVKITDILSLTHDVKMLKTEKPSGYNFTPGQATEVAINKEGWKDEKRPFTFTSLPEDDFLEFVIKSYRDHDGVTKQIEDLIEGDELIIDDAWGAIQFKGKGVFIAGGAGITPFISIFRSLEDAGNLDGNKLIFANKTGKDVIMESYFHEILAEDFFSILDGEKLEGHSFGRVNMEFLKENLSDLSQQFYVCGPQPMVESVSEILKQLGANPDGITFEK, encoded by the coding sequence ATGAGCTATACAGTTAAAATCACAGACATACTTTCTTTGACACATGATGTTAAAATGTTGAAAACAGAAAAGCCTAGTGGATACAATTTTACACCAGGTCAGGCTACAGAAGTAGCCATTAATAAAGAGGGGTGGAAGGATGAAAAGAGACCATTTACTTTTACGTCTTTGCCAGAAGATGACTTCCTTGAATTCGTGATCAAATCATATAGAGATCATGATGGAGTGACAAAACAGATAGAAGATTTGATAGAAGGTGATGAATTGATCATCGATGATGCATGGGGTGCCATTCAGTTCAAAGGAAAAGGAGTTTTTATTGCAGGTGGGGCAGGAATTACTCCCTTTATTAGTATTTTCAGATCATTGGAGGATGCTGGGAATCTCGATGGAAACAAATTGATTTTTGCAAATAAGACTGGTAAAGATGTTATCATGGAATCTTATTTTCATGAAATTTTAGCGGAGGATTTCTTTTCTATTTTAGATGGAGAAAAGCTAGAAGGCCACTCTTTTGGACGGGTCAATATGGAGTTTCTCAAAGAAAATTTATCGGACCTTTCTCAACAATTTTATGTTTGTGGACCTCAGCCAATGGTAGAAAGTGTAAGTGAAATTCTAAAACAGTTAGGAGCTAATCCTGATGGAATCACATTTGAGAAATAA
- a CDS encoding DUF2911 domain-containing protein: protein MKKIGLLIASFALLIFVASNEAFAQLQAPAPSPAAFVSQNVGFTKISIEYSSPAVKGRKIFGEIEKFGTTWRAGANATTMIEFSTTVNVGGRNLRPGKYAIFMTPTESGDWMVRFNSKGNSVFAYMKDGKIDEEAIAKDDLVAFKGTTTKLASPQERLIYTISAENNKVAKVTLTWENYSVSFMVDTQVDQKMESFKGAF, encoded by the coding sequence ATGAAAAAAATCGGATTATTAATCGCCTCTTTTGCTTTGTTAATTTTTGTTGCAAGCAACGAAGCTTTCGCACAATTGCAAGCACCAGCACCTAGCCCAGCGGCATTTGTCTCTCAGAATGTTGGATTTACCAAAATTAGCATTGAGTACTCTTCTCCAGCTGTGAAAGGGAGAAAAATTTTTGGAGAAATTGAAAAATTCGGCACTACTTGGAGAGCAGGTGCAAATGCAACTACCATGATCGAATTCAGCACTACTGTCAATGTAGGCGGTCGAAATTTAAGACCTGGTAAATATGCAATATTCATGACTCCAACTGAATCTGGAGACTGGATGGTTAGATTCAATAGCAAAGGGAATTCAGTTTTTGCTTACATGAAAGATGGTAAAATCGACGAAGAAGCTATTGCTAAAGATGATTTGGTAGCTTTCAAAGGCACAACAACCAAGTTAGCAAGCCCACAAGAAAGATTGATTTATACCATTTCTGCTGAAAACAATAAAGTAGCGAAGGTGACTTTAACCTGGGAGAACTATTCTGTATCCTTTATGGTAGACACTCAAGTTGATCAGAAAATGGAAAGCTTCAAGGGAGCTTTTTAA
- a CDS encoding M42 family metallopeptidase, which produces MNVDVALLKQICEIAGAPGFEKRVRDLIVGIVTPLSDEVIIDNMGNVIAVKKSKKNPDNKKIMVAAHIDEIGFIVTHIDDNGFVRFHTLGGFDPKTLTAQRVIVHGKKDLVGVMGSKPIHVMSPEEKTKLPKTTDFFIDLGMNKEEVEKYITIGDPITRDRELIEMGDCVNCKSIDNRVAVYILIETLRTIKDPAYDLHAVFTVQEEVGIRGANVAAHGINPDFGIALDTTIAFDVPGAQPHEKVTELGKGTAIKIMDAMTICDYRMVDFMKKTADQFQIKWQPEILTAGGTDTAGVQRMGKQGAIAGAISIPTRHLHQVIEMAHKEDIANSVLLLNACLESIDQYDWKH; this is translated from the coding sequence GATGTAGCCTTATTAAAACAAATTTGTGAAATAGCTGGTGCACCGGGCTTTGAGAAAAGGGTTAGAGATTTAATTGTAGGTATAGTTACTCCATTATCTGATGAGGTGATTATAGACAATATGGGGAATGTCATTGCTGTTAAAAAATCAAAAAAAAATCCTGATAACAAAAAAATCATGGTGGCAGCCCATATTGATGAAATTGGATTCATTGTGACACATATTGATGACAATGGATTTGTTAGATTTCATACTTTAGGAGGATTTGATCCCAAGACTCTAACGGCCCAAAGGGTCATTGTTCATGGTAAGAAAGATCTAGTAGGAGTGATGGGTTCCAAGCCTATTCATGTCATGTCTCCTGAGGAAAAAACAAAACTTCCCAAGACAACAGACTTCTTTATTGATTTGGGAATGAATAAGGAGGAAGTGGAGAAATATATCACTATCGGTGACCCAATTACCAGAGATCGTGAACTAATCGAAATGGGTGATTGTGTCAACTGTAAGTCAATCGATAATAGAGTGGCGGTATATATTTTGATTGAAACATTGCGAACGATCAAAGATCCAGCGTATGACCTTCATGCTGTATTTACAGTTCAAGAGGAAGTAGGGATTCGTGGGGCAAATGTCGCTGCACATGGAATCAATCCTGACTTTGGAATCGCTCTAGATACTACGATTGCCTTTGATGTACCAGGAGCTCAGCCGCACGAGAAGGTGACAGAGTTGGGCAAAGGAACTGCGATCAAAATTATGGATGCGATGACAATTTGTGATTATCGTATGGTGGATTTTATGAAAAAAACTGCTGATCAATTTCAAATCAAATGGCAACCGGAAATCCTTACCGCTGGCGGAACAGATACCGCAGGAGTTCAAAGGATGGGAAAACAAGGAGCTATTGCAGGTGCGATTTCCATTCCAACAAGACATTTGCATCAAGTGATAGAAATGGCCCATAAAGAAGACATCGCAAACAGTGTTTTATTGCTAAATGCTTGTCTAGAATCTATTGATCAATATGACTGGAAGCATTAA